CCCTGACGGACCTGCGCTACGTGTGGGGCGGCTTCGTGTACCTGCAGGACCTGCTGGAGCGCGCGGCCGTGCGCGTGCTCAGCGGCGCTGCGCCCCGCGCCGGCCTCTACGTGCAGCAGATGCCCTACCCGTGCTACGTGGACGACGCGTGAGCGCCCCAGCCGCCCGAACCCGGGTCCCGGGGGGGACCCCGACTCCGTTTGCAACGCTCACGCAGTCAAGGCTGCAAACCCCGAGGCCCGTGGCGGGAGGAGCAGGGATCCCCGAGGGCCGGGGGTCTCCGGATGCCGGAGAACGTGGCCTGTGCTGACCGCTGGGACCCTGAGGCTAGATCAGGGGCCCGAGGATAAGGGAGGGCGAATGTCCAGAGCTGGCTGCGTCTTGGGATCCTGAGACGCCAACGCGGTGCCAGACGGGGGCTGCACAGGGTCTCTGCCCCCACCTctgccgccccccacccccaggttcCTGCGCGTGCTGAGCCGGTCTCTGCCGCTCTTCCTCACGCTGGCCTGGATCTACTCGGTGGCGCTGACGGTGAAGGCCGTGGTGCGCGAGAAGGAGACGCGGCTGCGCTACACGATGCGCGCCATGGGGCTTGGCGGCGCCGTGCTGTGGCTCAGCTGGTTCCTCAGCTGCCTCGGGCCCTTCCTCTTCAGCACCGCGCTGCTCGTGCTGGTGCTCAAGGTGGGCGCACCTCGGTCTTTCTGGCTGCAGAATGGGCGCGCGCGCGGGAGGGTGGCAGCCAGGAGGCACCTTGTGTTGTGCGCGCCCCTGGGCAAATCTGGGCGCCTTTGCCTCCCGCAGCTCGGGGATATCCTCCCCTACAGCAACCCGGCCGTGGTCTTCCTGTTCTTGGCGGCCTTCGCCGTGGCCACGGTGGTCCAGAGCTTCTTGCTGAGCGCCTTCTTCTCCCGCGCCAACCTGGCGGCCGCCTGTGGGGGCCTCGCCTACTTCGTGCTTTATCTGCCCTATGTGCTGTGCGTGGCCTGGCGGGACCAGCTGCCCGTGGGTGGCCGGGTGGCCGCGGTGagagccgggccgggccgggcggggTGTGGGACACCGTCAGGCGCTCGCTCGCTGACCCGCTCACCCCCATCGGCAGAGCCTTCTGTCGCCCGTGGCCTTCGGCTTCGGCTGCGAGGGCCTGGCGCTGCTGGAGGAGCGGGGCGAGGGGGCGCAGTGGCACAACATGGGCACCGGGCCTACGGCCGACGTCTTCAGCCTGGCCCAAGTGTCAGGGCTTCTGCTGCTCGATGCCGTGCTCTACGGCCTCGCCACTTGGTACCTGGAGGCCGTGTGCCCAGGTGGGGACTCCCGGCTGGGGCGTATCTGCACGAGGGAGGCGGGGCTGAGGGGCTGTTCGGTACCTGGAGGCCGGTCGGAAGTGAGAGGGTGGGGCTTCCTGGCGCATGCGCATAGGAGGCCGCGTTTGAGGGGCGGCCTGGGCTGGTGGGCGAAGTTTCTTGGTCGCCTCCTATCTGGATGCCGTGATCCCAGGTGTGTGGCCAGAGCTGGCACACTCCAGGGGGATGGGCTCCAGGGGCAACTGAGCACCGCTCCCCCCAGGCCAGTACGGGATCCCCGAACCGTGGAACTTTCCCTTTCGAAGGAGCTACTGGTTCGGACCTCGGCCCCCCAAGTGtctcgccccgccccccgccctgcAAGACCCGGAGGGTGAGGCCCCGCAAGCCTTAGCAGCCGCTTCCCCGTCTGGATGCCCCAGGTCCCCCAAAAACCAGATTCCCACAGATCCCAATCTCCCTCATCTCCCCAGGCGCCCGGGGGCTCCCCTAACTCCTACAGACCCCAGCCCGATAGGTCCCCCACTCTGCAGACCAGCTTTAACGGGCTCCCCCGACGGAGTCTGCCCTCCTTCCACAGTGCTGGTGGAAGAGGCGCCGCCCGGCCTGATGCCGGGGGTCTCCATTCGGGGCTTGGAAAAGCGCTTTCCTGGCAACCCGCAGCCCGCGCTGCGCGGGCTCAGCCTCGACTTCTACCAGGGCCACATCACCGCCTTCCTGGGCCCCAACGGGGCCGGCAAGACCACCACGCTGTGAGTGGCCGCCACCGCCCTCCCCGCCCCTGGGCCCCAGCTTGCACATCTGTTCAATGGGAAAGGCGTCTGGGGTCGGGTGGTTCCCGTGTCAACAGTGGGAGGGGACCCTCTGTTTGGGTACACAGTAGGCAGGCGATACAtgttttctctgagcctcagtttccctccccaGTAAAACGGGGAGGTCACACTCCTTTGGTCCGTGCATACAGTAGGTGCCCTTTAAGCACTGGTGCCCCTTCTctgggggcctcagtttccccctccgAAGGAGCAGCTGCTCTGAGACCCCTGCACCTGCAGGTCCATCCTGAGTGGCCTCTTTCCACCCACTCGTGGCTCCGCCTGTGTCCTGGGCCATGACGTCCGGTCCGGCATGGCAGCCATCCGGCCCCACCTGGGCGTCTGCCCGCAGTACAACGTGCTGTTCGACATGTGCGTCTCAGGGGGCCCGGGGGCAGCGGTGGGAGGCCGGGGGGTGCTCGGGGACCCGCCTGCCACGGTGGCCGCTCTGTTCCTCGCCCGTGGCCGCAGGCTGACCGTGGACGAGCACGTCTGGTTCTATGGGCGGTTGAAGGGTCTGAGTGCAGCTGCCGTGGGCCCCGAGCAGGACCGTCTGGTGCAGGACACGGGTCTCGTCCCCAAGCGGCGAGCGCAGACGCGCCACCTCTCCGGTGAGCCCGGCCTGGAGTGGGGCTGGGACTTCATGCCAAGGGAGGTGGGAAGCTAGAGGAAAAGGGCGCGTCTGGGGGACCCAGGAGGAGCCAGGCACTGCGGTCCAggtgggtgggggaaggggcGTGGAGGGGGGGCAGCCCTGCCCAAGACTGGGGGGGTCATGCTGAGATCTGGacacctgtcccctcccaggtgggATGCAACGGAAGCTTTCAGTGGCCATCGCCTTTGTGGGTGGCTCCACAGTGGTCATCTTGGACGAGCCCACAGCTGGTGTGGACCCTGCTTCTCGCCGTGGTATTTGGGAGCTGCTGCTCAAATACCGCgaaggtgagagttaggggtgaCCCAGGGTTCCCCTGGATTCTGCTTGAGGGGCTAGAAAAGGTTTCTGAGAAGGAGATAAGTTTCCTGTTGAGGAGGTGCTGGGATGGGGTTTtgagggatgaataggagtttaccACACAGGGCAGGCAATTCTTGGCAAAGGCCACAACTTGGGCAGAGACCTGTGGCTTGAGGGTACACGTGGGTTGGGTCCCTGTCACCAGGTCGCACACTGGTCCTCTCCACCCATCACCTGGACGAGGCGGAGCTCCTGGGAGACCGTGTGGCGGTGGTGGCGGGCGGCCGCCTGTGCTGCTGTGGCTCCCTGCTCTTCCTGCGTCGCCACCTGGGCTCCAGCTACTACCTGACACTGGTGAAAGGTCCCCcacccctggccaccagcaggaAGGTGAGGGCTGGActgacccctgacccctgacccaAGCCTCTGTCCAGCCCCAACGGCCATAGCAGCTGGTGCCCCTCTGCCTGCAGGGTGACGCTGACATGGAGGACAGCGTGGATGCCAGGCAGGAAAAGGAGCCGGGCAGCCCGGCCGGTGAGGGCTGGCGAGGGAGAGCCACAGGGAGTGGCCAGGGGTGGCAGTGGCTTGGTTCATGGCAGTGGGGCTTCATCACCCCAGACTAGACCCCTGACCCCGGGCTGAGCCTGACTCCGGCCCTGCCTTTGACCTAACCTGGGCTGAGCCCACACACAGACGCCCCTGACCTCTGACCTCAGGTGGACTCTGGCGCTGACCCCAGGTCAAGTCCTGCTGTCAAGTGCTTACCCCTGACCTCTCTGCCCACAGGGACGGGTGCCTCCTGGGTGGCCAAGCCCCTCccccagggaggctgggctgggagagGCGGGCTGGGAGCTGGGGCCGTGCAGCCTGCCACTGTCCCCCCGGGTGCGCCCCGGCTGCTGGCCCTGGTGCAGCGCTGGGCGCCTGGGGCGCGGCTGGTCGAGGAGCTGCCGCATGAGCTGGTGCTCGCGCTGCCCTCCGAGGGCGCCCTGGACGGCAGCTTCGCCGAGCTCTTCCGCGAGCTGGACCGGCGGCTGGGGGAGCTGGGGCTGGCCGGCTACGGCATCTCCGACACCAGCCTCGAGGAGGTGCGGCGGCCAGAGGCAGGGGgcgggctgcctggaggaggaggcggggtctgcttgctgacagcagggcaccccagggagagggcagggcactGCGGGGCTCCAAATACCCTGGGGAGGTCTGGAGGATCCACGGTGTCCTACAGCTGGTCGAGGGGCTCCCTCCTGTGGGGCCGCGCACTCTGAGCCCCCGCTTTGTCTCCCCAGATCTTCCTGAAGGTGGTGGAGGACAATGCTGGGGACACAGACCCACAGGGTGCGGCTGCAGGTCCCTGTCCTTACCCCCAACCCTGGGCCAGAGTTGGACCTGGCTTCAGACCAAGTCCTGACCCCTGGCTGAGCCTGGCCCGAAGCACAACCCTGAGCTCCAACCCTTGTTCCTGGCTCCTCTATCTGTGACTCTTGACCTTGACCCAGACCCCAGGCTGACCCCTGACCCTGGCCCCCGGTGGCTCCACAGATGGTGGCCGCAGGCCGCCCCCGTGCACCGGCACTGCTTACCTGGACACGACCACGCGGCTCAAGATCCAGCCGGAGGAGTCAGCCCTGGAGAATGGGGCGCCAGGTGAGTGGTCCCTGCCCCGACCCTGTGGCCCCTCGCGGTCCCCCAAGTCCTGATCAccgaccctcccctcccccacagccgGGTCAGCCCCGGAGACGCAGGCCCTGCGGGGCTCCAGGCCGGACGCCGCAGGCCGTGTGCAGGGCTGGGCGCTGACCTGCCAACAGCTCCGGGCCCTGCTTCTCAAGCGCTTTCTGCTGGCCCGCCGCAGCCGCTGTGGCCTGTTCGCCCAGGTGAGGAGGGCGCGTGGGGGACGCCACACCTGTCTCCACTCGGTGGCCTCAACCAACCGCCCGGCCCCGGGCGTGCCCCCCGCTCTGAGCACCTGCATTGGGAGCACTGGGGAGCCACGGATGGTCGTAGtgcaggggcagggagggcagcTCACGGCCGGTCCCCCAGATGGTGCTGCCGGCCCTCTTTGTGGGTCTGGCGCTGGCATTCAGCCTCATCGTGCCGCCGTTCGGACACTACCCGGCTCTGCGGCTCAGCCCCAGCATGTACGGCGCCCAGGTGTCCTTCTTCAGGTGGGCgcagaggaggggctggtggtgggggcCAGGGGCCTGGGGATGCGGCGCTGACCCCGCTCCCCACACACAGCGAGGACGCCCCAGGGGACCCCGAGCGTGCGCGCCTGCTCGAGGCGCTGCTGGAGGAGGCGGGACTGCAGGACCCGTCCCCGAAGAACAGCTCTAGCGGGTGAGGCCCCCCGCCTggacccagcctcagtttccctctctgcgCCCTGGCCGTGGGCCTCGGGGGGCGCCCAGAGCATCCCCGTGCCTGCCGGGGAGCCCCCGGAGCAGGTGCCCACAGCCCACCCTGTCCCCCAGGACGCCCGCGTGCGTGCCGCCCGCCGCCTGCCACTTCTCGGTGCCCGAGGTTCCCGCCGACGTGGCCGCGGTCTTGGCCGGCGGCAACTGGACCCCAGCGGACCCCTCCCCGGCCTGCGAGTGCAGCAGGCCCGGCGCCCGCCGCCTGCTGCCCGCCTGCCCCCCGGCGGCCGGCGGCCCCCCGGCGCCCCAGGCCCTGAGCGGCTCGGGCGAGATGGTGCAGAACCTCACGGGCCGGAACCTGTCCGACTTCCTGGTCAAGACCTACCCGCGCCTCGTGCGCCAGGGGTGAGTGCCGCCCGCCTCGGTTTCCCCGGTTGTCACACGGGTCCGCGGGCCCAGGAGGTCTGGCCCCAGGGGAGGTCGGGTGGACCCTGGCCGGGGCGCCCCTGCGTGTCCCACCGTCTCCCGGGCGTCTGTCTCACACCACTGTCCCCACCCCGTGTCTGTTTATCTGTCCGTTTCTCCCGCAGCCTGAAGACCAAGAAGTGGGTGAACGAGGTCAGGTGAGGAGGGCCCCCCGGGTCCCCTTGCCAAACCCCTGCCTGCCCACTGGGGGCTCTCCCGCCCCGTCCTCCCCGGCCCTCAGCTGCCCCCCTGCCCTGCAGGTACGGGGGCTTCTCCCTGGGGGGCCGCGACCTGGGCCTGCCCTCGGGCCGTGAGGTGGGCCGCTCACTGGAGGAGCTGCGGGCGCTGCTGAGCCCCCAGCCCGGCGGGGCCCTCGACCACGTCCTGAACAACCTCACTGCCTGGGCTCACGGCCTGGATGCCCAGGACAGCCTCAAGGTGGGAACCAGGGGTCTCGGGCGGGCAGCCGGTGGGGGCAGGTCTGACCGCATGGCCCTGACCCCTCAGCCCTGATCCCCCACCCCAGATCTGGTTCAACAACAAGGGCTGGCACGCCATGGTGGCCTTTGTCAACCGAGCCAACAACGCACTTCTACGTGCCCGCCTGCCCCCGGGCCCCAACCGCAGCGCCCACAGCATCACCACACTCAACCACCCCCTGAACCTCACCAAGGAGCAGCTGTCCAAGGCTGTGCTGTGAGTCCGTCTGCCCTGCATGGCCTCCCCTGCCTCGGTTTCTCCATTGTGTTAAGTGGTGGGAGTGTATGTGCACTCCGCCATGCTCTGCTGTGGGAATGGGGGACAGGAACTGCTCCTCTGCTCCCCAGGCTGGGGTGATGCGACATCACAGGCTCCACAGGCTCCAGTCCTCTCAGCAGCCCACACGTCCTTATCACGTCAACCTTTATCCCACCAGAGACCTGTACAACCTCTCCCTCCCAAATCACCCAGCCCCCCTCATCCCAAGTGGCTCGGGCCGTCTCCCCACTGGCAGCCAGCCCCGTAGACCCACTGATGGCATGCCCAGCCCCGCTCTGAACAACTGTTGCGCCCTCCCCCCCGCCCCAGGATGGCCTCCTCGGTGGACGTGCTCGTCTCCATCTGCGTGGTGTTCGCCATGTCCTTCATCCCAGCCAGCTTCACACTCATCCTCATTGAGGAGCGCGTCACTGGAGCCAAGCACCTGCAGTTCATGGGGGGCCTGCCCCCCACCCTCTACTGGCTCAGCAACTTTCTCTGGGACATGGTGCGGGGACTGCCCGGAGGCACGGGGACTTGTCCAGGATGGCCCTGGGGGAAGTCTTGGGGATGGTGGGAGACCTGGTGTCCCACTGCCCGAACTGCAGGGAGGTTGGGGTGGGGCACAGGGCGGAGAGTGGCCGTTCCTGCCCCCGCACACCGATGGGGGTTAACTGCTGTCTCCAATGCAGTGTAACTACTTGGTGGCGGCATGCATTGTGGTGCTCATCTTTCTGGCCTTCCAGCAGAGGGCGTATGTGGCCCCTGCCAACCTGCCTGCTCTCCTGCTGTTGCTATTACTGTACGGGTGAGGCCCCAACCCCTCAGGGCCTGTTCTTCCTGACTGCCCTGCCCCCCTGCCTAATGTTGTAGCAGCTCCCAAGGAGAGGATCTGGAGGTCTGAGGGGACCCCAAGTGTGATCTAATGCAATGGTATGCCAAGGTGGCTTTAAAAGCTCACCTTGTCCAGACACATTAATAGAGATATAGCAGGGAGGACGGGAGGGGTCTGTAGTCCCCTCAGGGCCACTCAGCCCCATCTGGGTGGTTACCCAGCGACTCCCATTGCCCCCCAGCTGGTCCATCACGCCGCTCATGTACCcagcctccttcttcttctccgtGCCCAGCACGGCCTACGTGGTGCTCACCTGCATCAACCTCTTCATCGGCATCAACGGCAGCATGGCCACCTTTGTGCTGGAGCTCTTCTCCGATCAGGTGGGGCTCCGCAAGCCTGGGCCTcgggccagggctgggctggggccttGGCCTCAGCCCCTGACCCGcctccctcttcccacccctGAGCAGAAGCTGCAGGAGGTGAGCCAGATCCTGAAACGGGTCTTCCTGATCTTCCCCCACTTCTGCCTGGGCCGGGGGCTCATTGACATGGTGCGGAACCAGGCCGTGGCTGACGCCTTTGAGCGCTTGGGTGAGAACCTCCTTCCAGGTGGAGAAGTGCCAGCCAGGAGTGAATTATACAGGGTGGGGACAAACATCAGCCCTCGAGAAGAAACCTGAAGGTCTTAGGTGGCTCCAAGTCCGGGCCATGTTAGAGGTGCAGCAAAGTGGCCATAAAAGCTAATTCCATCTTGGGTCACATCACAAGAGATCTCAGGCCCTAAATAAGGGAGGTGGTGATATCACTGTTTTCTATGACAGTTGAGTGGCCTATCCAGTTCTTTGTCTTTTCCCTTAAGAACCCAAGGTGACTGGGATGAGGAAGGGCCCAGAAACCAAACCCCCTAAGGACCCAGTCGCTCCTTCCTGTCCCCCCAGGAGATGGGCACTTCCAGTCACCCCTGCGCTGGGAGGTGGTCGGCAAGAACCTCTTGGCCATGGTGGTGCAGgggcccctcttcctcctcttcacgcTCCTGCTGCAGCACCGTCACCGCCTCCTGCCACGGTCAGTGGGGCCCGGGGTAGGGTGTCAGGGGCCAGGGCCTGGCCTTGGGCCCACTCACGTCTCTGCCCTCAGACCCAAGCTGAGGCCGCTGCCACCCCTGCGGGAGGAGGATGAGGATGTGGCCCATGAGCGGGAACGGGTGGTCCGAGGGGCCACCCAAGGGGACGTGTTGGTGCTGTGGAACCTGACAAAGGTGGGTGCGGCCAGGCAGCGCGTGGCAGGGAGGGGGCTCCCACTGGCCCACCCACCCGTCTCAGGGACCTGCTGCCCTCCCAGGTGTACCAGGGGCAGAGGACACCAGCTGTCGACCGCCTGTGCCTGGGGATCCCGCCCGGTGAGGTGAGTCAGAGCTGAGGACCTGGTGCAGGGGCTGTGAGAGGCTGCCCTACTGTGCACACACAGCCCTTTACAGAGCACCTTCTGTGTGCATACCAccctttactgaacacctactatgagGCTGCTgccctttattgagcacctactgtgtgccagccaaCCTCTCCGCCTCGGGCTGACTGCACACCCAGCCTGAGTACCCGCTGTGTGGCAGGAGACATCCAGCGATCTCGTGCCCTgggatttattgagcacttgctgtgtacGGCCTCAATAGgacccctactgtgtgccaggattGATTAAACACAGCTCCTGTGCTGACGGCCGTTCCTGCTAAGTGGCAGCTTTACGCCTCCCCGCACACCCCCAGTGTCTGCCCCAGGGGCCCCCGTGTCCACAGCCCTccaaggggaaactgaggaacgCGCCCCTGGGACCCGAGGCGCTGGGACGGGGCCGGGCCTTGTTGAGCGCCGTCTGTGGGTGAACCCGCAGTGTTTCGGGCTGCTGGGCGTGAACGGCGCGGGGAAAACCTCCACCTTTCGCATGGTCACCGGGGAAATGCTGCCCAGCGGGGGCGAGGCGGTGCTGGCAGGCCACAGGTGAGGGGCTCTGGGCCCCTGTACCCCACACCCCTGCAGGTGGAGGGCCCTGAGACACCCTCTCCCTTACCAGGGGGGTCCGGGGTGGGGGTCCTGAGACTCCTGTCTGCCTCTGGCATGGCCGGGGCCTGGCCAGTGCCCTGAGCCTCTGTCCCCCGTCCCCAGCGTGGCCCGCGAACCAGCCGCCGCGCACCGCCGCATGGGCTACTGCCCCCAGTCTGACGCCGTCTTCGAGCTGCTGACCGGCCGCGAGCACCTGGAGCTGTTCGCGCGCCTGCGCGGTGTCCCCGAGGCTCAGGTTGCCCaggtgaccccccccccccgggcttCTGGATGTCACCCCAGCTTTGTTCTCCCTGCccacgcccccccacccccagctcgtccactcacgtgggcccatccaCCTCTCCACGGTCATCCGGGCTGCACCCTGACTCCCACCCCGCTTAGGGAGCCCCCTCTCTGACCCCTCCGGGCTGGGGCCCCACCCACTCGCCGTGACTCCACCTCCGGCTTCGCGCCTTTCTGCGCCTGCGCCAGGCCCGTCTCTGCCCACTCGGCCCCGCCCCCAGGATGGGGCCCCGCCCCCAGGATGGAGCCTTGcccccttctcttcccctcccgCCCCATCCTCGCTGTGGCCCCCCCAGTGCTCAGTGTAGCCCCCCTTTACTCtcagtctggcccccaccccacactGTGCACCCCCTGGTTCACTCAGCCCTCCCTCACTCACTCTGGGTCCCCCTTTTCCCCCACTGTGGCCCCCCTGACTCCCCCATGCTCACTCCACCCCCCCTCCGCTCTCGCTCTGCCCCCCCATGCTCACTCCACCCACCCTCCGCTCTCGCTCTGCCCCCCCATGCTCACTCTGCCCCCCCATGTTCATCCCGACCCCCTGCTCTCACTCTGCCCCCCCACATTCACTCTGGGGTCCCCCACTCCGGCCCGCCCCGCAGACCGCGAGCCTGGGCCTGGCGCGCCTGGGGCTGCCGCAGTACGCGGACCGGCCTGCGGGCACCTACAGCGGCGGCAACAAGCGGAAGCTGGCCACAGCGGTGGCGCTGGTGGGCGACCCGCCCGTGGTCTTCCTGGTgcgtgggggcggggcctgggggcggggcctggacggggcggggcggggctgaAGCATCGCCCCCTCCCAGGACGAGCCGACCACCGGCATGGACCCCAGCACGCGGCGCTTCCTCTGGAACAGCATCCTGGCTGTGGTGCGGGAGGGCCGCTCCGTGGTGCTCACCTCGCACAGGTGGGCCCCGCGCCGGATGCCCTGGGCTGTGGGTCAGGTTGGTCTAGGCTCCGGGGAGAGAGGTGGACCAGGAGCCGAGCAGAGGCTGTCGACAGCACAGGGACATGGAGTGGCCCTGACCTGGGGCCGAGGATGCCAGGCCCGAGTCGGTGGACACACGGCGGTGGTACCTGGCCCGGGCCAGAGCAGTCTGGGCTGCGGGAAGTGTCCAGAGCCTGGATGGGGAGGGTCCTCGGTCGGGGTAGCGCAGGCCCAGGCCTGGCCGCAGCTCACGGCGCTCGTCCCCCGACAGCATGGAGGAGTGCGAGGCGCTCTGCACGCGCCTGGCCATCATGGTGAACGGGCGGTTCCGCTGCCTGGGCAGCGCGCAGCACCTCAAGGGCAGGTGAGCGGGGCGAGGCCCCTAGGGCCGCTGTGCAGGCAGGAGCCGGAGGATGAGGGTGGGGGTGTAGGTGCGGCCAGCAGAGAGACCAGACGCGGAGCCACGTGGGGCCAGCTAGGCTCTAACCGGAGGGGAGGCGAGGGCCGTGGATGGTCCAGGAGAGATGAATGAGGGGCGGGGTCTGATGGGTGAGCGCCGTCCGTGGGCGGAGGGGGAGGAGGCTCAGGAGTGGACGGTCCTGTAGAGCGAGCTGGGGGCGTGGCCTGAGTGTGCGCACCGCCTTATGAGGGCGGGGCTAGAGAAAGGATTAGCATGTGGGCGGGGCAAGGATGAGCCGGGATGAGGTCACGTGTTGGGTCGGGGGGTCAAGAGGGGCCAGGTGTAGGGGGCGGGGTCAGAAGAGCTGGGGAGCTGTGGGGCGGGGCCATGGGCGTGTCT
This portion of the Diceros bicornis minor isolate mBicDic1 unplaced genomic scaffold, mDicBic1.mat.cur scaffold_67_ctg1, whole genome shotgun sequence genome encodes:
- the ABCA7 gene encoding phospholipid-transporting ATPase ABCA7 isoform X2, with product MAFWTQLMLLLWKNFLYRRRQPIQLLVELLWPLFLFFILVAVRHSHPPLEQHECHFPNKPLPSAGTVPWLQGLICNMNNTCFPRPTPGEEPGVLSNFNDSLVSRLLADARTVLGGPSAHRTLAGLGKLMPTLRAARRAAQPLLSDWPQEGLPLAAELLGTLLRGEFLGSELGQAQESVGSFLEAAEDLAQELLALPSLAELQRLLRRLRGTDGPLEVVSEALCSARGSSIPGGFSFNWYKARDLKELVGQEAAPALPENTLSPACAELMGALDTHPLSRLLWRRVKPLVLGKLLFAPDTPFTQQLMAQVNRTFQELALLKDVQEVWGLLGPQLFSFMNDSANVAMLQRLLEIQGTGKRQPGPGAQNRTEALRAFLDPGGRGYSWQDMHTDVGHLVGMLGHVMECVTLDKLEALPSEGALVVRALELLAERRFWAGVVFLGPEDPGDPAPLPGPGHVRIKIRMDIDDVMKTNKIRDRFWDPGPAADPLTDLRYVWGGFVYLQDLLERAAVRVLSGAAPRAGLYVQQMPYPCYVDDAFLRVLSRSLPLFLTLAWIYSVALTVKAVVREKETRLRYTMRAMGLGGAVLWLSWFLSCLGPFLFSTALLVLVLKLGDILPYSNPAVVFLFLAAFAVATVVQSFLLSAFFSRANLAAACGGLAYFVLYLPYVLCVAWRDQLPVGGRVAASLLSPVAFGFGCEGLALLEERGEGAQWHNMGTGPTADVFSLAQVSGLLLLDAVLYGLATWYLEAVCPGQYGIPEPWNFPFRRSYWFGPRPPKCLAPPPALQDPEVLVEEAPPGLMPGVSIRGLEKRFPGNPQPALRGLSLDFYQGHITAFLGPNGAGKTTTLSILSGLFPPTRGSACVLGHDVRSGMAAIRPHLGVCPQYNVLFDMLTVDEHVWFYGRLKGLSAAAVGPEQDRLVQDTGLVPKRRAQTRHLSGGMQRKLSVAIAFVGGSTVVILDEPTAGVDPASRRGIWELLLKYREGRTLVLSTHHLDEAELLGDRVAVVAGGRLCCCGSLLFLRRHLGSSYYLTLVKGPPPLATSRKGDADMEDSVDARQEKEPGSPAGTGASWVAKPLPQGGWAGRGGLGAGAVQPATVPPGAPRLLALVQRWAPGARLVEELPHELVLALPSEGALDGSFAELFRELDRRLGELGLAGYGISDTSLEEIFLKVVEDNAGDTDPQDGGRRPPPCTGTAYLDTTTRLKIQPEESALENGAPAGSAPETQALRGSRPDAAGRVQGWALTCQQLRALLLKRFLLARRSRCGLFAQMVLPALFVGLALAFSLIVPPFGHYPALRLSPSMYGAQVSFFSEDAPGDPERARLLEALLEEAGLQDPSPKNSSSGTPACVPPAACHFSVPEVPADVAAVLAGGNWTPADPSPACECSRPGARRLLPACPPAAGGPPAPQALSGSGEMVQNLTGRNLSDFLVKTYPRLVRQGLKTKKWVNEVRYGGFSLGGRDLGLPSGREVGRSLEELRALLSPQPGGALDHVLNNLTAWAHGLDAQDSLKIWFNNKGWHAMVAFVNRANNALLRARLPPGPNRSAHSITTLNHPLNLTKEQLSKAVLMASSVDVLVSICVVFAMSFIPASFTLILIEERVTGAKHLQFMGGLPPTLYWLSNFLWDMCNYLVAACIVVLIFLAFQQRAWSITPLMYPASFFFSVPSTAYVVLTCINLFIGINGSMATFVLELFSDQKLQEVSQILKRVFLIFPHFCLGRGLIDMVRNQAVADAFERLGDGHFQSPLRWEVVGKNLLAMVVQGPLFLLFTLLLQHRHRLLPRPKLRPLPPLREEDEDVAHERERVVRGATQGDVLVLWNLTKVYQGQRTPAVDRLCLGIPPGECFGLLGVNGAGKTSTFRMVTGEMLPSGGEAVLAGHSVAREPAAAHRRMGYCPQSDAVFELLTGREHLELFARLRGVPEAQVAQTASLGLARLGLPQYADRPAGTYSGGNKRKLATAVALVGDPPVVFLDEPTTGMDPSTRRFLWNSILAVVREGRSVVLTSHSMEECEALCTRLAIMVNGRFRCLGSAQHLKGRYSCTSPRTRGRRKTRRRSRRQERGRTLCRARSGPNSSPDSSTTPARPGQCSEPTFYVGLVGGPESDTGRAEGLGRDPEAPRGAAALEEIIKRSCGVQLCARVSENASLCAVYRPLHPRVGMCGFVDTGAIRRAQVRAQLQRTGPPAVKVSMGGRGVSAHVGLAPEGGTCESLVMKWA